The following is a genomic window from Abditibacteriota bacterium.
CTACGGAAACATGATCGCCGCCCTCTACTCCAAGGGCTTTATAGACAAGTCCCAGCTGGAGGAGATAGACCCTATGCTCCGGCTCCCCAAGAGGAAGAAGGACCCGGCCCGGGAGGAAGAATAGGCAGGGGGTTAACGGAGAAGGATTTTTTACGTAACGGGTTGATTATATACGGAAACGGCTCCGCGAAGCGCGCGCTTTGCGGAGCAGTTTTTTGTGTGGGCGCGGCCCGGCGGTCATAATTGCCCCGGCGGTCAATACTAAGTCATTGCGTCGCTACTTATCTGTAATCTCCCATTCTATATATTGATCTTTCGAATCTTTATAATGCTCCTTCAGGAACTCGTTGCATAGCCGGAAATGATAGCATTTGTGGAAGTATTTTTTGCTCCGCGGAGACGGATGCCCCGTCATAAGCACCAGGTGCTTTTTTTCTCCGGTATTGTCACTTATTATCACGGAAGTATTAACTATATGGTATCCCTTTTTAAGGTTAGGCTTTATCTTTAATGCATTTTTAAAAAATGTTTCCTGTGCCTTATCTCCCCAGAGCATAAACACCACGTGATTCTTGCCTTCAGTGATTATTTTGCGGAGTACTGCTACGGTAAAAGGCCTCCACAATTTCAAATGTTTATCTTGTTCCGATTTACAGTATGTCAGCGCCGAGTTCAGCAGCAGGACACCCCGTTCGGCCCATGGGGTCAGGTCGCCGTTATTAGGAATAGAGTATTTTTCAAGCTCTAGTTCAGCGAAAATGTACTTAAGGGAGTTATTATTTGGAATCGGTTCTTCTCTAGGAAGAGAAAACGCCAAGCCTGTGGCTGGAGTTGGATCAGGATACGGATCCTGGCCCAGGATC
Proteins encoded in this region:
- a CDS encoding uracil-DNA glycosylase; the protein is MSKKIPKECMDGIQPKWKEFFEDCEITDDLFKILNSGNIKPTKENVFNAFKHADIKDIKCVILGQDPYPDPTPATGLAFSLPREEPIPNNNSLKYIFAELELEKYSIPNNGDLTPWAERGVLLLNSALTYCKSEQDKHLKLWRPFTVAVLRKIITEGKNHVVFMLWGDKAQETFFKNALKIKPNLKKGYHIVNTSVIISDNTGEKKHLVLMTGHPSPRSKKYFHKCYHFRLCNEFLKEHYKDSKDQYIEWEITDK